The Mucilaginibacter yixingensis genome window below encodes:
- the araA gene encoding L-arabinose isomerase yields MIDLKKLEVWFVTGSQHLYGEETLKQVAEHSKQIAAGINNAPQVPVSVVFKPIVKGTEEITAICKAANNDDNCIGIITWMHTFSPAKMWINGLKVLNKPVLHLHTQFNAEIPWSSIDMDFMNLNQSAHGDREFGFIMSRLRIKRKVVVGHWQEQEVLDQINTWSRAAAGWNDWQGAKFVRFGDNMRFVAVTDGDKVEAELKFGFAVNTHGIGDLVAVIDSITDQQVDDLIAVYEKEYTVVPELQKGGAKYQSLRDAAKIECGMRKFLQDGGYKGYSDTFEDLHGMAQLPGIASQRLMAEGYGFAGEGDWKTAALVRAMKVMGAGLPGGNAFMEDYTYHFDGDNSLVLGSHMLEVDPSIAGTKPTVEIHELGIGGKADPVRLVFNAGAGKALNASIVDMGNRFRMIINEVEAVEPTKDLPKLPVARVLWKPLPDMKTGCAAWIYAGGAHHTAYSQNLSSDLLIDFAKMAGIEYLVIDKDTTLNGIQKEIAWNEAYYGLFK; encoded by the coding sequence ATGATCGATCTTAAAAAATTAGAAGTTTGGTTTGTTACCGGCAGCCAGCACCTGTATGGCGAAGAAACCCTGAAACAGGTGGCCGAACACTCAAAGCAAATAGCAGCTGGTATTAACAACGCGCCACAGGTTCCTGTAAGCGTGGTTTTTAAACCAATTGTAAAAGGTACCGAAGAAATTACCGCCATCTGCAAAGCGGCTAATAATGACGATAACTGTATCGGTATCATTACCTGGATGCACACTTTCTCGCCTGCCAAAATGTGGATCAACGGCCTGAAAGTATTGAACAAGCCAGTGCTGCACCTGCACACCCAGTTCAATGCCGAAATTCCATGGTCTTCTATCGATATGGACTTTATGAACCTGAACCAGAGCGCCCACGGCGACCGCGAGTTTGGTTTCATCATGTCTCGTCTGCGTATTAAACGTAAAGTGGTTGTTGGTCACTGGCAAGAGCAGGAAGTGCTTGACCAGATCAACACCTGGAGCCGCGCTGCTGCTGGCTGGAACGATTGGCAAGGTGCTAAATTTGTTCGCTTTGGCGATAACATGCGCTTTGTCGCTGTTACCGATGGCGATAAAGTTGAGGCTGAACTGAAATTTGGTTTCGCTGTAAACACTCACGGTATTGGTGATCTGGTTGCTGTAATTGACAGCATCACCGATCAGCAAGTTGATGACCTGATTGCCGTTTACGAGAAAGAATACACCGTGGTACCAGAACTGCAAAAAGGCGGTGCTAAATATCAATCGCTGCGTGATGCTGCGAAGATTGAGTGCGGTATGCGCAAATTCTTACAGGATGGTGGCTACAAAGGTTACAGCGATACTTTTGAAGACCTGCATGGTATGGCTCAGCTGCCAGGCATCGCTTCACAGCGCCTGATGGCCGAAGGCTACGGCTTTGCTGGCGAGGGCGACTGGAAAACTGCTGCCCTGGTACGTGCAATGAAAGTTATGGGTGCTGGCCTTCCAGGCGGTAACGCATTTATGGAAGACTACACTTACCATTTTGATGGCGACAACTCACTGGTACTGGGCTCACACATGCTGGAGGTTGATCCATCAATAGCTGGTACTAAACCAACTGTAGAAATTCATGAGCTGGGTATTGGCGGCAAAGCTGATCCTGTGCGCCTGGTGTTTAACGCTGGTGCAGGTAAAGCACTGAATGCTTCTATTGTTGATATGGGCAACCGTTTCCGTATGATCATTAACGAGGTTGAAGCTGTTGAGCCAACTAAAGATCTGCCTAAACTGCCTGTGGCCCGCGTACTGTGGAAACCACTGCCAGATATGAAAACCGGTTGTGCAGCCTGGATCTATGCCGGCGGCGCTCACCACACTGCCTACAGCCAAAACCTGAGCAGCGATCTGCTGATCGATTTTGCTAAAATGGCAGGCATCGAGTACCTGGTAATTGACAAGGATACTACTCTGAACGGTATCCAGAAAGAGATTGCCTGGAACGAAGCTTATTACGGTTTGTTCAAATAA
- a CDS encoding glycoside hydrolase family 27 protein, with amino-acid sequence MKTQYSKTKIMARLSSPFRGLGGLLVILLFSLGSFAQTRVAETPPMGWNSYNCFGSAVHEDEVRANADYMAKNLKQHGWQYIVIDFLWDYDNPPGSNIGNPYQRNLQDGSFVPWLTMDQYGRLEPQPNKFPSAWGGKGFKPVSDYVHSLGLKFGIHIMRGIPRQAVWAKSPVLGAKGITADMIADTSSKCTWLNHMYGLNMSKPGAQEYLNSLLNLYASWGVDFIKVDDLSRPYSTAEVEGYRKAIDQCGRPIVFSLSPGETPVAQAAHVTKNGNMWRMADDFWDNWKEVLHMFEYAKNWEGVGGPGHWPDCDMLQIGKLSKRGPVGKERYSRFTDDELYTHMTFWCLYRAPLMIGGNMPENRDIETKLFTNDEVLAANQQGLNPKQLYKKDGSMVWYSQAKGKKAYYVGLFNIGDQDQNVSVNFADLGLKGKIKVRNLWNKADVGSFSSNYQQKINKHGAILLLLTAQ; translated from the coding sequence ATGAAAACACAATATTCTAAAACCAAGATAATGGCCCGCCTCAGTTCCCCCTTCAGGGGGTTAGGGGGCTTGTTGGTAATACTGCTTTTTTCTCTTGGCTCTTTCGCACAAACCCGCGTTGCTGAAACACCGCCCATGGGTTGGAACAGCTACAACTGTTTTGGCTCTGCCGTGCATGAAGATGAAGTGCGCGCCAATGCCGACTATATGGCCAAAAACCTAAAGCAGCATGGCTGGCAGTACATCGTGATAGATTTTCTTTGGGACTATGATAATCCTCCTGGCAGCAACATTGGTAACCCTTACCAACGTAACCTGCAGGATGGTTCTTTTGTGCCCTGGTTAACTATGGATCAATACGGCAGACTGGAGCCACAACCTAACAAGTTCCCATCAGCATGGGGCGGCAAAGGGTTTAAACCGGTAAGTGATTATGTACACTCGCTCGGTCTAAAATTCGGCATCCATATTATGCGTGGCATTCCACGTCAGGCGGTATGGGCAAAATCGCCGGTGTTGGGTGCCAAAGGTATCACAGCCGATATGATTGCCGATACCTCATCAAAATGCACCTGGCTAAACCACATGTATGGCCTGAATATGAGCAAACCCGGCGCACAGGAATACCTGAACTCGCTGCTTAATCTGTATGCCTCTTGGGGTGTAGATTTTATTAAGGTTGACGACTTATCTCGCCCGTACAGCACTGCCGAGGTGGAAGGTTACCGTAAGGCGATTGACCAATGCGGCCGCCCTATTGTGTTCAGCTTATCACCTGGCGAAACACCGGTAGCACAAGCAGCCCACGTTACCAAAAACGGCAATATGTGGCGCATGGCAGACGATTTCTGGGACAACTGGAAAGAAGTGCTGCACATGTTTGAGTATGCTAAGAACTGGGAAGGCGTAGGCGGTCCGGGTCACTGGCCAGATTGCGATATGCTGCAAATTGGCAAGCTATCAAAACGCGGTCCGGTTGGCAAAGAGCGCTACAGCCGTTTTACCGATGACGAACTGTATACCCACATGACCTTCTGGTGCCTTTACCGCGCACCTTTAATGATTGGCGGTAACATGCCTGAAAATCGCGACATCGAGACCAAACTGTTTACCAATGATGAGGTGCTGGCCGCTAATCAGCAAGGCCTGAATCCAAAGCAGCTTTATAAGAAAGATGGCAGCATGGTATGGTACTCGCAAGCTAAAGGTAAGAAAGCCTACTACGTGGGCCTATTTAACATCGGCGACCAGGACCAGAATGTTAGCGTCAACTTTGCCGATCTCGGCCTGAAAGGCAAGATCAAAGTACGCAACCTGTGGAACAAGGCCGATGTGGGCTCTTTCAGCAGTAATTATCAGCAAAAAATCAACAAACATGGGGCAATACTTTTGTTGCTCACCGCTCAGTAA
- a CDS encoding CatA-like O-acetyltransferase: protein MKHKVDIHTWARKEHYNLFSKFEEPIYGVVINVDVTVAYQFAKANHISFFLYCMYRALGAAQFIEPFKYRIEDDEVFIYDRVDAASTVPRDNGTFGFGYFQYYPTLAAFMPEALKEMADVRSRTDLVPASIENIIRFSALPWIDFTSISHARMFSAKMSGPSISFGKMTEKDGRRTMPVSIHVHHALVDGLHIGQFIEAFQGLLNRPLPTLPEGEGF from the coding sequence ATGAAACATAAAGTAGATATTCATACCTGGGCACGTAAGGAGCATTACAACCTGTTCAGTAAGTTTGAGGAGCCTATTTATGGTGTCGTCATTAATGTAGATGTAACGGTTGCCTATCAGTTTGCCAAGGCCAACCATATCTCCTTCTTTCTTTACTGCATGTACCGCGCGCTGGGAGCAGCCCAGTTTATTGAGCCATTTAAATATCGTATTGAAGATGATGAGGTTTTTATTTACGATAGGGTAGATGCCGCATCCACCGTACCCCGCGATAATGGTACTTTCGGTTTTGGCTATTTTCAATACTATCCAACGCTGGCGGCATTTATGCCCGAGGCTTTGAAAGAAATGGCGGACGTAAGGAGCCGTACAGACCTGGTACCTGCATCCATTGAAAATATTATTCGTTTCTCGGCCTTGCCATGGATTGATTTTACGTCGATATCCCACGCCCGCATGTTCTCGGCCAAAATGAGTGGTCCGAGTATTTCATTTGGCAAGATGACCGAGAAAGACGGTCGCCGCACTATGCCGGTGTCTATCCACGTGCACCATGCGCTGGTAGATGGCTTACATATCGGGCAGTTTATTGAGGCTTTTCAGGGGTTGTTGAACAGACCCCTCCCAACCCTCCCCGAAGGGGAGGGCTTTTAA